Proteins encoded together in one Lysinibacillus sp. FSL K6-0232 window:
- a CDS encoding pyridoxamine 5'-phosphate oxidase family protein has product MRGIIENKRVEISQEEAQAFLKQGRVAHVATVDEDGYPYVVPFVYVYEGDDKLYLHIGNLRESHFWSNIQQNPKICVEVSEMGDLHPGKKYACQSALVYQSVVLFGHITRIEEDIKKERFFDALLDKYGNPEWTFEKEGYPILPKIELFEVQIEKITGKINHGMYH; this is encoded by the coding sequence ATGAGAGGTATCATTGAAAACAAACGTGTAGAAATTTCACAAGAGGAAGCACAAGCATTTTTAAAGCAGGGGAGAGTAGCACATGTAGCAACTGTGGATGAGGATGGCTATCCATATGTAGTTCCCTTTGTGTATGTGTATGAGGGTGATGATAAATTATATTTGCATATTGGTAATCTTCGAGAAAGCCATTTTTGGTCAAATATTCAGCAAAACCCGAAAATCTGTGTAGAGGTAAGTGAGATGGGTGATTTACATCCAGGGAAAAAATATGCCTGTCAATCAGCACTTGTTTATCAAAGCGTTGTACTTTTTGGACATATTACTCGAATTGAGGAGGATATAAAAAAAGAGCGATTCTTTGATGCGCTGCTAGATAAATACGGCAATCCTGAATGGACATTTGAAAAGGAAGGCTATCCAATCCTGCCTAAAATTGAATTATTTGAAGTACAAATCGAAAAAATAACAGGGAAAATTAATCACGGTATGTATCATTAA
- a CDS encoding DUF5713 family protein, whose translation MKGINYLEIMYKDDYYPDFLVDKIKVLLEEVVQYLEQGSHSLEEIQEKFDTITLAINDLEDAFYEHNSELETVARDSIAETVIAILQAYDIAIDVEEALREREW comes from the coding sequence ATGAAAGGAATCAACTATTTAGAAATAATGTATAAGGATGATTATTATCCAGATTTTTTAGTTGATAAAATTAAAGTATTGTTAGAGGAGGTTGTGCAATATTTAGAGCAGGGCTCCCATTCCCTAGAGGAGATTCAAGAGAAATTTGATACGATAACACTAGCAATTAATGATTTAGAGGATGCATTTTATGAGCATAATAGTGAGCTTGAAACAGTTGCCAGGGATAGTATTGCAGAAACGGTGATTGCGATATTACAGGCATATGATATTGCAATTGATGTAGAGGAAGCATTAAGAGAGCGTGAGTGGTAA
- a CDS encoding Parvovirus coat protein VP1-like protein, whose protein sequence is MHQHRKFGFCYPGYRYCGPGCSGPGMPTNAVDACCQQHDECYARYGRSRYCDQLFQQCLRPFMNTPHKIAKDARLFHKVFELRNRFF, encoded by the coding sequence ATGCATCAACATCGCAAGTTTGGTTTTTGCTACCCGGGCTATCGCTATTGTGGTCCAGGCTGTTCAGGTCCTGGCATGCCTACAAATGCTGTAGATGCTTGCTGTCAACAGCATGATGAATGCTATGCGCGCTACGGTCGTTCAAGATATTGTGATCAATTATTTCAGCAATGCTTACGCCCTTTTATGAACACGCCCCATAAGATAGCTAAAGATGCTAGATTATTTCATAAAGTGTTTGAATTACGTAATCGATTCTTTTAG
- a CDS encoding DUF418 domain-containing protein has product MNSSIPQQERIVSLDIIRGLALLGILFINVGAYQVMIEGGPMPDYSGINGVIDALINIFIEKKFFSIFSFLFGVGFYIFASRAEARGDQPKRCFARRLIALFIIGIVHIVIFWGSILAMYAVIGFLLLPFYRAQMTTIRRWLFAIMTLHLLAIVGQLFIAHNSVVNFLGNDAMTIFIMFLSGFYVAKAGWIQQCSDNIKWILYITCPFFIGFSIWIWFASQADYAHIQAIISLGTIPTAYFYLACLFILLDNKQLAKLLQPIGRVGQMALTNYLCQSLIGTAIISLMGLEVVSPSNIAVIALLIFAIQIIFSVIWFKFFTMGPFEKLWRYMTYGKKVNG; this is encoded by the coding sequence ATGAACTCATCCATTCCACAACAAGAACGTATTGTTTCCTTAGATATTATTCGAGGATTAGCGTTATTGGGTATTTTATTTATCAATGTAGGAGCTTATCAGGTTATGATAGAGGGAGGGCCAATGCCTGATTATAGCGGTATTAATGGCGTGATTGATGCCCTTATTAATATCTTTATCGAAAAGAAATTCTTTTCAATTTTTTCTTTTTTATTTGGTGTTGGTTTTTATATTTTTGCCTCACGAGCAGAGGCAAGGGGAGATCAACCGAAACGATGCTTTGCTAGACGTTTAATCGCCTTATTTATCATAGGTATTGTGCATATAGTGATATTTTGGGGTTCGATTTTAGCCATGTATGCAGTCATTGGTTTTTTATTGCTGCCATTTTATCGTGCACAAATGACAACGATTCGTCGATGGCTGTTTGCTATTATGACACTTCACCTACTTGCTATTGTAGGACAATTGTTTATAGCCCATAATAGTGTTGTTAATTTTTTAGGAAATGATGCAATGACCATTTTTATTATGTTTTTAAGTGGTTTTTATGTAGCGAAAGCAGGCTGGATTCAGCAATGTAGCGATAATATTAAATGGATACTATATATAACATGCCCATTCTTTATTGGCTTCTCCATATGGATTTGGTTTGCATCACAGGCAGACTATGCACATATCCAAGCGATCATTAGTCTAGGAACTATTCCAACAGCTTATTTTTATTTGGCTTGCTTATTTATACTCTTGGACAATAAGCAACTAGCAAAGCTCCTTCAGCCCATTGGACGAGTGGGGCAAATGGCTTTAACAAACTATTTATGTCAAAGCTTAATTGGTACAGCAATTATTTCATTGATGGGGCTTGAAGTTGTTTCGCCATCAAATATTGCTGTTATCGCCTTACTTATTTTTGCTATTCAAATTATTTTTAGCGTAATATGGTTTAAATTTTTTACAATGGGGCCGTTTGAAAAGTTATGGCGCTATATGACATATGGTAAAAAAGTTAATGGTTAG
- a CDS encoding YbaK/EbsC family protein — translation MAIEKVRQHLAHWHVEHKIQELEESSATVELAAQALSCEPERIAKTLSFLVDDKAILIVAAGDAKIDNAKYKALFGTKAKMLAKEDVEDKIGHDVGGVCPFGVNEDVDIYLDESLKRFTTVFPACGSSNSAIEVTISELETYTPYKEWVDVCKGWQ, via the coding sequence ATGGCAATTGAAAAAGTACGTCAGCATTTAGCACATTGGCATGTTGAACATAAAATACAGGAATTGGAGGAAAGCTCTGCCACTGTCGAATTAGCTGCGCAGGCATTGAGCTGTGAGCCTGAACGCATTGCAAAAACCTTATCATTTCTGGTGGACGACAAAGCAATCTTAATCGTTGCGGCAGGCGATGCGAAAATTGACAACGCTAAATATAAAGCATTATTTGGTACAAAGGCAAAAATGCTGGCAAAAGAGGATGTGGAGGACAAAATTGGACATGATGTTGGAGGCGTTTGCCCTTTTGGTGTCAATGAAGATGTGGACATTTATTTAGATGAATCACTTAAACGCTTTACAACCGTCTTCCCAGCCTGTGGAAGTAGTAATTCTGCTATCGAGGTCACTATTTCAGAGCTAGAAACCTACACACCTTATAAAGAATGGGTGGATGTATGCAAGGGCTGGCAATAA
- a CDS encoding PstS family phosphate ABC transporter substrate-binding protein, which produces MMKLLQIVSILIALSFVTFIVTFILILGGHLHLMGLVWTISACLFVLIVCSMMNWFNTKTKKGWVIGILSVALLIATIQPIRYYYKMSIPTVDAEIDVFAYEPFSRNNKVIKSDTEASLQLTQPLPRLDGATAMYPLYAAFVEATYPKNNYSPYDSIVKVSRTPEAYQNLLVGDTDIIFVAAPSTSQQWQAENKGLAFNMTPIGREAFVFFVHANNSVDNLTLEQVKQIYAGDITNWHEVGGQDDAIRAFQRPADSGSQTALEKLMGDQPIMEAPTEDIASGMGGIIQEVSKYRNYKNAIGYTFRYYSTEMIQNKEIKLLSIDGVAPTKENIQNGTYPLIAEFYAVTAGTENPNAQKLIDWICSDEGQAIIEKVGYVPVAKN; this is translated from the coding sequence ATGATGAAGCTTCTACAAATTGTCAGTATATTAATTGCTCTATCATTTGTGACATTTATAGTAACGTTTATTTTAATACTAGGCGGGCATTTACATCTTATGGGGTTAGTCTGGACAATTTCCGCTTGTTTATTTGTGCTAATTGTTTGTAGTATGATGAATTGGTTCAATACAAAAACGAAAAAGGGTTGGGTCATAGGTATTCTTAGTGTGGCATTGCTAATAGCTACCATTCAACCGATTCGCTACTATTATAAGATGAGCATTCCTACTGTAGATGCAGAAATTGATGTCTTTGCCTATGAGCCATTTTCGCGCAATAATAAGGTGATAAAGTCTGATACAGAGGCATCCTTACAGTTAACACAGCCATTGCCACGCTTAGATGGTGCAACAGCTATGTACCCTTTGTATGCGGCATTTGTAGAGGCGACCTATCCTAAAAATAATTATTCACCGTATGACAGTATCGTAAAGGTTAGCCGTACACCAGAAGCCTATCAAAATTTATTAGTAGGCGATACAGATATTATTTTTGTAGCGGCTCCATCTACATCACAGCAATGGCAGGCTGAAAACAAGGGACTAGCATTTAATATGACACCAATTGGACGGGAGGCATTTGTCTTTTTTGTTCATGCTAACAATAGTGTTGATAATTTAACACTTGAGCAGGTAAAGCAAATCTATGCGGGTGATATAACAAATTGGCATGAGGTAGGTGGTCAGGATGATGCCATCCGTGCTTTTCAGCGTCCAGCAGATAGCGGTAGTCAAACAGCACTTGAAAAGCTGATGGGTGATCAGCCTATTATGGAAGCGCCAACTGAAGATATTGCCTCAGGAATGGGCGGTATTATTCAAGAGGTTTCAAAATATCGAAATTATAAAAATGCGATTGGCTATACATTCCGCTATTATTCTACAGAAATGATTCAGAATAAGGAAATAAAATTATTATCCATTGATGGTGTAGCGCCGACAAAGGAAAATATCCAAAATGGTACGTATCCTTTAATAGCTGAATTTTATGCGGTGACAGCAGGAACAGAAAATCCCAATGCGCAGAAGCTGATTGATTGGATATGTTCAGATGAAGGACAGGCAATAATCGAAAAGGTTGGCTATGTGCCAGTGGCAAAGAATTAA
- a CDS encoding DMT family transporter: MNKQWFSVIIAACFEVGWVIGLKHANSVLEWIGTAIAIFVSFYLLIKAGEHLPVGTVYAVFVGLGTTGTVCADSLLFGEPWKLSKIICIVILLAGVVGLKLVTGEPQEKEVTR, from the coding sequence ATGAATAAACAATGGTTCAGTGTTATTATTGCAGCTTGTTTTGAGGTTGGCTGGGTTATTGGCTTAAAGCATGCCAATAGTGTATTAGAATGGATTGGCACAGCTATTGCGATTTTTGTTAGTTTTTATTTACTCATTAAAGCAGGGGAGCATTTACCTGTTGGTACGGTATATGCTGTGTTTGTTGGCTTAGGTACAACAGGAACCGTCTGTGCCGATAGCTTGTTGTTCGGAGAGCCATGGAAGCTGTCGAAAATTATTTGTATTGTTATATTGCTTGCAGGTGTTGTCGGCTTAAAGCTTGTAACAGGTGAGCCACAGGAAAAAGAGGTGACAAGATAA
- a CDS encoding DMT family transporter, which translates to MAWMALVVAGLCEMMGVYMISKYNETKSIKNLGLLILAFALSFVGLAYAMETLPMGTAYAIWTGIGAAGGALLGMLFFNESKDWRRVACIVLVLGAAIMLKLLS; encoded by the coding sequence ATGGCATGGATGGCATTAGTAGTTGCTGGGCTATGTGAAATGATGGGTGTTTATATGATTAGTAAATATAATGAAACAAAGAGCATTAAAAATTTAGGGCTGCTGATTTTAGCATTTGCTTTAAGCTTTGTAGGGCTTGCTTATGCGATGGAAACTTTGCCAATGGGAACAGCCTATGCAATTTGGACAGGTATTGGTGCAGCAGGAGGAGCCCTGCTAGGGATGTTATTTTTTAATGAATCGAAGGACTGGCGACGAGTTGCTTGTATTGTGCTTGTTTTAGGAGCCGCTATTATGTTGAAGCTATTATCATAA
- a CDS encoding glycine betaine ABC transporter substrate-binding protein has product MKFKTLSKIGMALGLGLMLAACSSDDSGSDSGSSSSSKEVNLAYVEWDTEIASTNVVGQVLEDLGYDVTLTPLDNAIMWEAVSKGEADGMVAAWLPHTHGTQYDKYSADLDELGENLAGAKIGLVVPQYMDVNSIEDLTNEADKTITGIEPGAGITAATEKALEDYENLADWSLVTSSSGAMTTSLDKALKNEEEIVVTGWSPHWKFAKYDLKYLEDPKGSYGGEETINTFARKGLKEDLPDVYSVLDNFHWTPEDMESVMSEITDGKDPKDAAKDWIAANPDKVEEWTKDVTK; this is encoded by the coding sequence ATGAAATTCAAAACACTATCAAAAATAGGAATGGCTTTAGGCTTAGGCTTAATGCTTGCCGCTTGTAGCAGTGATGACTCAGGTTCAGATTCTGGCAGCAGCAGCAGCTCTAAAGAGGTAAATCTAGCTTATGTAGAATGGGATACAGAAATTGCCTCTACAAATGTTGTTGGGCAGGTGCTTGAAGACTTAGGCTATGATGTTACATTAACACCACTTGATAATGCTATTATGTGGGAGGCTGTTTCAAAAGGTGAGGCAGATGGGATGGTAGCTGCATGGCTACCACATACACACGGTACGCAATACGATAAATATAGCGCTGACCTAGATGAGCTTGGTGAAAACCTTGCTGGTGCAAAAATTGGCTTAGTTGTCCCACAATATATGGATGTTAATTCTATTGAAGATTTAACAAATGAAGCAGACAAAACAATTACAGGTATTGAACCTGGTGCTGGTATCACGGCTGCTACTGAAAAAGCATTAGAAGACTATGAGAATTTAGCAGATTGGAGCCTTGTTACTTCCTCTTCTGGTGCCATGACAACTTCATTGGATAAAGCACTAAAAAATGAGGAAGAAATCGTTGTTACAGGCTGGTCACCACACTGGAAATTTGCGAAATACGACCTTAAATATTTAGAGGACCCGAAAGGCTCTTATGGTGGCGAAGAAACAATTAATACATTTGCACGTAAAGGGCTAAAGGAAGATTTACCAGATGTTTATTCTGTACTAGATAACTTCCACTGGACACCAGAAGATATGGAAAGCGTGATGTCTGAAATTACAGATGGTAAAGATCCAAAAGATGCTGCTAAAGACTGGATTGCAGCAAATCCAGATAAAGTTGAAGAATGGACAAAAGATGTAACAAAATAA
- a CDS encoding ABC transporter permease, translating to MNNFLDNKLPLASWVESAMDWLTSNFSAFFNSIQQFGKLLMNQVTDLLISIPAIILIALVVILAFFITGKKFGLAVFSLIGLLFIYNQGLWTNLMETTTLVIFSSIISIIIGIPLGILMSKSTIAESIIKPVLDFMQTMPGFVYLIPAVAFFGIGIVPGVFASVIFALPPTVRMTNLGIRQVPKELVEAADSYGSTGSQKLFKVEIPLAKSTIMAGINQTVMLSLSMVVIASMIGAPGLGREVLTALQRTQVGNGFVAGLGLVIFAIIIDRLTQSFNKKKAS from the coding sequence ATGAATAACTTTCTAGATAATAAATTACCACTGGCTTCATGGGTAGAATCAGCTATGGACTGGTTGACGAGTAACTTTTCTGCGTTCTTTAACTCTATTCAACAATTCGGAAAGCTACTCATGAATCAGGTCACTGATTTATTAATTAGTATCCCAGCTATTATTTTAATCGCACTTGTTGTTATACTTGCCTTTTTTATTACAGGCAAAAAATTCGGGCTTGCCGTATTTTCATTAATCGGCTTGTTGTTTATCTACAATCAAGGTTTATGGACAAATCTTATGGAAACAACCACGCTCGTAATCTTTTCAAGTATTATATCCATTATTATTGGTATCCCACTTGGAATTCTAATGTCCAAATCAACAATTGCCGAGAGCATTATTAAACCAGTGCTTGACTTTATGCAAACAATGCCTGGCTTTGTCTACTTAATTCCTGCGGTTGCATTCTTCGGTATCGGTATTGTACCTGGTGTTTTCGCATCTGTTATCTTCGCCCTACCACCAACTGTACGTATGACAAACTTAGGTATTCGTCAAGTACCTAAAGAGTTAGTGGAAGCAGCTGACTCTTATGGTAGTACAGGTAGCCAAAAGCTATTTAAAGTAGAAATTCCTCTTGCTAAATCAACAATTATGGCAGGGATTAACCAAACTGTTATGCTATCACTTTCAATGGTTGTTATCGCCTCTATGATTGGTGCGCCTGGTCTAGGACGTGAAGTATTAACAGCACTACAACGTACACAGGTTGGTAATGGTTTTGTTGCTGGCTTAGGCTTAGTTATTTTTGCGATTATTATTGACCGCTTAACGCAAAGCTTTAATAAAAAGAAAGCATCCTAA